Genomic window (Streptomyces liliiviolaceus):
CGAACAGCAAGCCCCCCGACCTGAGGGGCAACCACGAATCCCTACGCGCGGCCAGCGGTTTTCTGCGTCTTGCGCGTGATCGAGTCGATGACGACCGTGGCCAGAAGCACACCACCAGTGATCATGTACTGGACCGGTGTGGCGATGCCCTCCAGGGCGAGGCCGTACTGGATCGAGGTGATCACCATGACACCGAGCAGCGCGTTCCACGTGCGGCCGCGGCCGCCGAAGAGGCTGGTGCCACCGATGACGGCCGCCGCGATGACGTTCATCAGAAGGTCACCCGCGCCCGCGCTCTGGTTGGCCGCGGCGATCTTCGAGGCCCAGAACAGACCGCCGACGGCGGCGAAGAAGCCCGCCAGGGCGAAGACCGAGACACGGACCGCCGTGACGTTGATACCGGCACGACGGGACGCCTCGACGCTGCCGCCGAGCGCGAAGATCTTGCGGCCGTAGCCGGTGCGGCGCAGGACGAAGTCGCTCAGGACCAGGACCAGGATGAAGAGCAGCAGTGCGAGCGGCAGGCCCTTGTACTGGTTGAACATGATCGCGGCGGCGAACGCCACGACCGCGAGCAGGGCGGTGCGCAGGATCAGGTCGCCCAGCGGCCGGGACGGGATGCCCGCGGCCTCGCGGCGGCGGCTGTCCAGGAAGCTGGTGACGAAGAAGAGCACCACGGCGACGATCGCGAGGCCGTAGGCGGCCGCGACGTCCGAGAAGTAGTACGTGGTCAGCTTGCCGACCACGCCGTCACCGTCGATGTTGATGGTGCCGTTCTCGCCCAGGATCTGGAGCATGAAGCCGAGCCAGAACAGCAGGCCGGCCAGGGTGACCGCGAACGCGGGGGCGCCGATGCGGGCGAAGAAGAAGCCGTGGAGCGCGCCGATGGCCGCACCGCTCGCGAGGGCGATGAGGACGGCCAGCCACTCGTTCACCCCGTGCGTGACGCTCAGTACGGCGGTGATGGCACCCGCCACACCGCTGACCGAGCCGACCGACAGGTCGATCTCGCCGAGCAGCAGCACGAAGATGATGCCGACCGACATCATGCCGGTGGCGACCATCGCGACGGCGATGTTGTTGAGGTTCTCGGCGGAGAGGAAGGCCGAGTTCAGGCTCTGGAAGATGATGCAGATGACGATCAGGCCGATGACGACCGGGACGGAGCCCAGGTCACCGCCCTTCATCTTGCGCTTGAACTCGCCGACGTAGCCGGCCAGGCCCTGCTCGCGCACGAGCAGCCGGGGGTCGACCACGGTCACCGCGTCGGCGGCGGCCTCGGGGTTCGCGACGGCGTGCTCGTCCGTGCTGGCGGAGGTCTTGTCGATGCTCACTTCTGAGCCTCCCCGTTGCTGCGCGCCGCACGGCGGGTCACGGCGTTGTCCGTGGCACCGGTGATGGCGGAGATGATCTCTTCCTGCGAGGTCGCCTTGACCTCGAAGACGCCGTTGTTGCGGCCGAGCCGGAGCACGGCCACCTTGTCGGCGACGGCCTTCACATCGGCCATGTTGTGGCTGATGAGCAGGACGGCGTGGCCGCGCTCGCGCAGCCGCTCGACCAGGTCGAGGACCTGGGCGGTCTGCTCGACACCGAGGGCCGCGGTGGGCTCGTCGAGGATGACCAGCTTGGGCTCGCCGAGCATGGAGCGGGCGATGGCCACGGTCTGGCGCTGACCGCCGGAGAGCGAGGCGATCGGGATGCGCACGCTGGGGATGCGGATCGACAGCGTCTGGAGCAGTTCGCGCGAGCGGCGCTCCATCTCGACCTCGTCCAGGATGCCGCGCTTCTTCAGCTCACGGCCCAGGTAGAGGTTGCCGACGACATCGATGTTGTCGCACAGCGCGAGGTCCTGGTAGACCGTCGCGACACCCAGGTGCTGGGCGTCGTGCGGCTTGTTGATCTGGACGGCCTTGCCGTCCCATTCGATGACACCCTCGTCGATCGGGTGCACGCCGGCGATCGTTTTCACCAGCGTGGACTTTCCGGCGCCGTTGTCGCCGACCAGGGCGACCACCTCACCGGCGTGGACCTCAAGCTCTACGTCGGTGAGCGCCTGAACGGCACCGAATCGCTTCGAGACCCCGCGCAACGCCAGAACAGGCGTAGCGGACACGTTAACCATCTCCTTCGCCGCCTGACCCGGCGGGAGGTTGTGCAGAAGAGTTTGGGGGGGTGGAAGTGTTCCGTCCGGCGCCCCGCCCTAGCTGCGGGGCTGGTGGTTGCGGGGCGCCGGAGGGGCTTCGGGTACGACCGTCCCTCATGGACCGATTTTCGCGGACCACAGGCCCGTACGGGAATTCAGTGGTGCGAATTCCCGTACGCGGTAAGGGACTTGCCATGACCTAGTTGAGGCCGGCCTTGCTGCAGGCGGACTTGAACTTGGCGGTGCAGATCTCGTCGATCGTGTAGATGCCGTCCTTGATGACGGTGTCGTTGATGTTGTCCTTGGTCAGCGAGACGACCGGGACGAGCACCGACGGGACGCCCTTGGTGGTGGGGC
Coding sequences:
- a CDS encoding ATP-binding cassette domain-containing protein, which codes for MVNVSATPVLALRGVSKRFGAVQALTDVELEVHAGEVVALVGDNGAGKSTLVKTIAGVHPIDEGVIEWDGKAVQINKPHDAQHLGVATVYQDLALCDNIDVVGNLYLGRELKKRGILDEVEMERRSRELLQTLSIRIPSVRIPIASLSGGQRQTVAIARSMLGEPKLVILDEPTAALGVEQTAQVLDLVERLRERGHAVLLISHNMADVKAVADKVAVLRLGRNNGVFEVKATSQEEIISAITGATDNAVTRRAARSNGEAQK
- a CDS encoding sugar ABC transporter permease — translated: MSIDKTSASTDEHAVANPEAAADAVTVVDPRLLVREQGLAGYVGEFKRKMKGGDLGSVPVVIGLIVICIIFQSLNSAFLSAENLNNIAVAMVATGMMSVGIIFVLLLGEIDLSVGSVSGVAGAITAVLSVTHGVNEWLAVLIALASGAAIGALHGFFFARIGAPAFAVTLAGLLFWLGFMLQILGENGTINIDGDGVVGKLTTYYFSDVAAAYGLAIVAVVLFFVTSFLDSRRREAAGIPSRPLGDLILRTALLAVVAFAAAIMFNQYKGLPLALLLFILVLVLSDFVLRRTGYGRKIFALGGSVEASRRAGINVTAVRVSVFALAGFFAAVGGLFWASKIAAANQSAGAGDLLMNVIAAAVIGGTSLFGGRGRTWNALLGVMVITSIQYGLALEGIATPVQYMITGGVLLATVVIDSITRKTQKTAGRA